In Carassius gibelio isolate Cgi1373 ecotype wild population from Czech Republic chromosome B13, carGib1.2-hapl.c, whole genome shotgun sequence, one genomic interval encodes:
- the LOC127970033 gene encoding WASH complex subunit 2C isoform X3 — MSNLMENGPSNHNGEAEQVWERPWTLEEMQKSSTNWSLAADSGLFLFLQDFSQRMLSKTHEIEKQLDGLIQDTKATDSRLHTVFNDFLMLSNTQFIENRVYDEEVEDPATKPETMEKQPEQEKTREQKEAELIPKVQEAVNYGLKVLESAFEQLDIKAGNSDSEDEETLEKVEPILEAKDLYVDRPLPYLIGSQAFMDQEDVGLGDPSSDEMSIRSGRDSVIESDLEEGDEQSDESSDQDEEVLGNFKKKPSVASYDDADEENEDEDSDIFGGSDKDDDELKKDTGLPSFADELAARIKGETPNKPDADRTSLSSGPSITQKKSRTKKESKPQVTVEDDQDELFKPPKMEDEEYSPFGGNGGLFSGGKGLFDDDDEGDLFSDAPKADPLEKEKTLIQATELPKTKKIPTGAVSIFAENKHLGSPNDSDSLEGKGSKSPVKPKVQAAPKRASVGGGLFDDEDDDDDFFSGKTSNKSTLGQEKQMPKKTVDLFGEADEEEEEEEDEGGAVFSGKASAVLPQQDKRAIRDEETRPPEKKLPVGAISMFGPGTKNILEGLKKRRPSTSEESAQSEESEPPPEAVKSSPALGASEKTHSKSLFSDDEDSQLFASETASKSKSTTQNKPSKAPLSIFADEEEEDLFSSTPKSKSVEVKKTSLQPKKPESSSFFSDDEDQWMSSKPSKESPEVKPSGIKSSVSAPSRLPSVKAPQKDGLFEDDDDDLFAATNESSKKSSQRVSLLFENEDDEDKDPLFGFKTPANKAPSEAKVSAPSLFESTQEENAPNLPKDKREEEKQPVESIPPSVDRTEIKKKPVGAVSLFGGIDVLADKQDTNKKHTKDQEEISDGDQLKEGPPPMESKETKAKKTALSLFDDDDDDDEDMNTNVIIPAPKTSKSAEKNALKDHGPQMKSTGVFQDEELLFSHMQQRDNDPDVDLFATSPKPSVPSQSSVKPDVPTLFGDDEDDDLFSSEKPKAPPRVPEKPSKPKTNEMDQSTLTSSKDRLVVNPASLLPGAVPRIPGAVSVIPGLAPVSLPAAANTIAEHQPSSEGGVGFDSPAQVSTLQSANKGRAKGAVRRRPQTRAARHLSVQQSEEAVGESTSLQVDEAVMAASLPTFNPVSVRPSALTIPVSTPAPAKTPDEAVRPKRFLDSGDHLFDSDDLFSTKPVPSSNHKEETPEEGQKKASKTEVIIASNKDQALSIFDSHEDDLFASVKQKNVQKGKHMSFLEDDDDDIFGAGKSKSADTKISKAEASTVKPGIFQDEVKEPPKAQKKPKEVSLDASLFDDDVDIFADLTGPTNSKEKKAKKKLETKSIFKDEMDDIFSTGTTKPTVKPSSKSKKSQDPVSAVETGSNIFDDPLNAFGGN; from the exons ATGTCTAATTTGATGGAGAATGGCCCCAGTAATCATAATGGGGAGGCTGAGCAAGTGTGGGAGAGACCCTGGACGCTGGAAGAGATGCAGAAGTCCAGCACAAACTGGTCACTGGCAGCAGATTCAGGG TTGTTTCTTTTCCTGCAAGACTTCTCTCAGAGGATGTTGTCCAAGACACATGAGATTGAGAAACAGTTGGACGGTCTTATTCAGGACACTAAAGCCACAGACAGCCGCCTGCACACCGTGTTTAACGACTTCCTCATGCTGTCCAACACACAATTCATTGAGAAC AGGGTTTACGATGAAGAGGTGGAAGACCCAGCAACAAAGCCAGAAACCATGGAGAAACAGCCTGAACAG GAGAAGACAAGGGAACAGAAGGAAGCAGAACTCATTCCCAAAGTCCAAGAGGCGGTCAACTATGGTCTGAAGGTCCTGGAATCTGCTTTCGAACAGCTGGATATTAAAGCAGGAAACTCAGACTCTGAGGATGAAGAGACTCTGGAAAAGGTCGAGCCCATTTTGGAAGCAAAG GACCTGTATGTGGACAGGCCTCTGCCGTACTTGATTGGTTCCCAAGCATTTATGGATCAGGAGGATGTTGGCTTGGGCGATCCATCCAGCGATG AAATGTCCATCAGGAGTGGCAGAGACAGCGTAATTGAGAGTGATCTTGAAGAAGGTGATGAG CAGTCAGATGAATCCTCTGACCAGGATGAGGAAGTCCTTGGCAACTTTAAGAAA AAACCATCTGTTGCTAGTTATGATGATGCTGATGAAGAGAACGAAGATGAAGATTCGGACATATTTGGAGGGTCTGATAAGGATGATGATGAGCTCAAAAAG GACACTGGTCTGCCATCCTTTGCTGATGAACTAGCAGCCAGAATCAAGGGAGAGACTCCGAATAAGCCAGACGCAGATCGCACAT CATTGTCATCAGGCCCATCCATCACCCAGAAGAAGAGTAGAACAAAGAAAGAGTCAAAACCTCAGG TTACAGTGGAGGATGATCAGGATGAGCTGTTCAAACCACCAAAAATGGAAGATGAGGAATATTCTCCATTTGGTGGAAATGGTGGACTATTTAGTGGAGGCAAAGGCctgtttgatgatgatgatgag GGAGATCTGTTTTCTGATGCACCCAAAGCCGATCCTCTGGAAAAAGAAAAGACCTTAATTCAGGCAACAG AGCTCCCTAAAACGAAGAAAATACCCACTGGCGCTGTCTCCATCTTTGCTG AAAACAAACATTTGGGCTCACCAAATGATTCAGACTCACTAGAGGGCAAAGGCAGTAAGAGTCCAGTGAAGCCCAAAGTGCAGGCAGCTCCAAAGCGTGCCTCGGTGGGAGGTGGGCTGTTTGATGATGAAGACGATGATGATGATTTCTTCAGTGGGAAGACGTCTAACAAATCCACCCTTG GGCAAGAGAAGCAAATGCCAAAGAAGACTGTAGACCTGTTTGGAGAagctgatgaggaggaggaggaggaggaggatgaaggcgGAGCAGTGTTCAGTGGGAAAGCCAGTGCAGTTCTTCCCCAACAGGACAAAAGAGCCATCAGGGATGAGGAGACACGTCCTCCAGAGAAAAAG CTTCCTGTTGGTGCCATTTCAATGTTTGGACCCGGCACTAAAAATATACTGGAGGGTCTGAAGAAACGCAGGCCTTCCACCAGTGAAGAGTCTGCCCAGTCTGAAGAG AGTGAACCTCCGCCTGAAGCAGTCAAATCTTCACCTGCACTGGGAGCATCTGAGAAAACGCATAGCAAGAGTCTGTTCTCAGACGATGAAGACTCACAA CTATTCGCAAGTGAGACTGCAAGTAAGTCAAAGTCGACAACTCAGAACAAACCCAGTAAAGCGCCGCTCTCAATATTTGCTGATGAAGAAGAAGAG GACCTTTTTTCATCAACACCAAAGTCCAAGTCGGTTGAGGTCAAAAAAACATCTCTACAACCCAAGAAACCTGAATCCAGTTCATTCTTCAGTGATGatgag GATCAGTGGATGAGCTCCAAACCTAGCAAAGAGAGCCCGGAAGTGAAGCCCAGCGGAATTAAGTCGAGTGTTAGCGCCCCCTCTAGGTTACCCAGTGTCAAAGCACCACAAAAAGACGGTCTGTTTGAAGACGATGATGATGATTTGTTTGCAGCCACAAACGAGTCAAG TAAGAAGTCATCTCAGAGAGTATCTCTGCTGTTTGAGAATGAAGATGATGAGGACAAAGATCCTCTTTTTGGctttaaaacacctgcaaataaAGCTCCTTCTGAAGCAAAG GTTTCTGCTCCCTCTCTGTTTGAATCTACGCAAGAGGAGAATGCACCTAATCTACCGAAAGacaagagagaagaagaaaagcaGCCAGTGGAATCCATTCCACCCTCTGTAGACCGCACTGAGATTAAGAAGAAGCCAGTAGGAGCAGTAAGCCTTTTTGGTGGGATTGACGTATTAGCAGACAAGCAAGACACAAATAAA AAACATACTAAGGATCAAGAGGAGATCTCTGATGGTGACCAGCTAAAGGAGGGCCCTCCACCCATGGAGAGTAAGGAGACCAAGGCCAAGAAAACAGCACTGAGtctttttgatgatgatgatgatgatgatgaagatatgAACACTAATGTAATAATTCCTGCCCCTAAAACATCCAAATCAGCAGAAAAGAATGCACTAAAG GATCATGGGCCCCAAATGAAGAGCACAGGTGTGTTCCAAGATGAGGAACTACTTTTCAGTCACATGCAACAGAGGGACAACGATCCTGACGTAGACCTTTTTGCCACTTCTCCTAAACCATCT GTGCCGTCTCAGAGCTCTGTAAAACCAGATGTCCCCACACTGTTCGGTGATGATGAAGACGATGACCTCTTCAGTTCAGAAAAGCCTAAAGCTCCTCCG AGAGTACCTGAGAAGCCCAGCAAGCCTAAAACAAATGAAATGGACCAATCAACACTAACCTCAAGCAAG GATAGGTTAGTTGTCAACCCTGCCAGCCTTCTGCCAGGCGCAGTGCCACGGATTCCAGGAGCTGTCAGTGTAATCCCTGGCCTGGCACCTGTTTCCCTCCCTGCAGCTGCCAATACGATCGCTGAGCATCAGCCCTCCAGTGAGGGAGGGGTGGGCTTCGACTCGCCTGCTCAGGTCAGCACGCTACAGAGTGCTAACAAG GGTCGGGCTAAAGGCGCAGTGCGACGGCGACCGCAGACAAGGGCCGCAAGACATCTTTCAGTACAGCAATCTGAGGAAGCTGTTGGAGAAAGCACCTCTTTACAAGTTGATGAAGCAGTTATGGCTGCTTCTCTCCCTACCTTTAACCCCGTGTCAGTGCGACCCTCAGCACTCACTATACCTGTCAGCACCCCAGCTCCTGCCAAGACCCCCGATGAAGCAGTCAGGCCAAAGAGATTTCTCGATTCTGGAGATCATCTGTTTGATTCAGATGATCTCTTTTCCACAAAGCCTGTTCCCTCCTCAAATCACAAAGAAGAGACCCCTGAGGAAGGCCAGAAGAAAGCCTCCAAGACAGAGGTCATCATAGCTTCAAACAAAGACCAGGCCTTGTCTATTTTTGACAGCCATGAGGATGATCTTTTTGCCTCAGTGAAACAGAAGAATGTCCAGAAAGGCAAACACATGTCCTTCctagaagatgatgatgatgatattttCGGAGCAGGAAAGAGTAAAAGCGCAGATACTAAAATCTCCAAAGCAGAAGCCAGCACTGTAAAACCAGGCATCTTCCAG GATGAAGTGAAAGAACCTCCCAAGGCCCAGAAGAAGCCCAAGGAAGTGTCATTAGATGCAAGTTTGTTTGATGATGATGTTGATATTTTTGCTGACTTGACTGGCCCCACAAATTCAAAAGAGAAGAAAGCAAAGAAGAAATTGGAGACAAAATCTATATTCAAGGATGAAATGG ATGATATCTTCTCAACTGGCACTACAAAACCAACGGTGAAGCCGTCCTCCAAATCTAAGAAGAGCCAGGATCCTGTATCAGCTGTGGAAACAGGCAGCAATATTTTTGATGATCCCTTGAATGCGTTTGGGGGAAACTGA
- the LOC127970033 gene encoding WASH complex subunit 2 isoform X1 yields the protein MSNLMENGPSNHNGEAEQVWERPWTLEEMQKSSTNWSLAADSGLFLFLQDFSQRMLSKTHEIEKQLDGLIQDTKATDSRLHTVFNDFLMLSNTQFIENRVYDEEVEDPATKPETMEKQPEQEKTREQKEAELIPKVQEAVNYGLKVLESAFEQLDIKAGNSDSEDEETLEKVEPILEAKDLYVDRPLPYLIGSQAFMDQEDVGLGDPSSDEMSIRSGRDSVIESDLEEGDEQSDESSDQDEEVLGNFKKKPSVASYDDADEENEDEDSDIFGGSDKDDDELKKDTGLPSFADELAARIKGETPNKPDADRTSLSSGPSITQKKSRTKKESKPQVTVEDDQDELFKPPKMEDEEYSPFGGNGGLFSGGKGLFDDDDEGDLFSDAPKADPLEKEKTLIQATELPKTKKIPTGAVSIFAENKHLGSPNDSDSLEGKGSKSPVKPKVQAAPKRASVGGGLFDDEDDDDDFFSGKTSNKSTLGQEKQMPKKTVDLFGEADEEEEEEEDEGGAVFSGKASAVLPQQDKRAIRDEETRPPEKKLPVGAISMFGPGTKNILEGLKKRRPSTSEESAQSEESEPPPEAVKSSPALGASEKTHSKSLFSDDEDSQLFASETASKSKSTTQNKPSKAPLSIFADEEEEDLFSSTPKSKSVEVKKTSLQPKKPESSSFFSDDEDQWMSSKPSKESPEVKPSGIKSSVSAPSRLPSVKAPQKDGLFEDDDDDLFAATNESSKKSSQRVSLLFENEDDEDKDPLFGFKTPANKAPSEAKVSAPSLFESTQEENAPNLPKDKREEEKQPVESIPPSVDRTEIKKKPVGAVSLFGGIDVLADKQDTNKKHTKDQEEISDGDQLKEGPPPMESKETKAKKTALSLFDDDDDDDEDMNTNVIIPAPKTSKSAEKNALKDHGPQMKSTGVFQDEELLFSHMQQRDNDPDVDLFATSPKPSVPSQSSVKPDVPTLFGDDEDDDLFSSEKPKAPPRVPEKPSKPKTNEMDQSTLTSSKEPTSPLKSKKTSSRIGELQDRLVVNPASLLPGAVPRIPGAVSVIPGLAPVSLPAAANTIAEHQPSSEGGVGFDSPAQVSTLQSANKGRAKGAVRRRPQTRAARHLSVQQSEEAVGESTSLQVDEAVMAASLPTFNPVSVRPSALTIPVSTPAPAKTPDEAVRPKRFLDSGDHLFDSDDLFSTKPVPSSNHKEETPEEGQKKASKTEVIIASNKDQALSIFDSHEDDLFASVKQKNVQKGKHMSFLEDDDDDIFGAGKSKSADTKISKAEASTVKPGIFQDEVKEPPKAQKKPKEVSLDASLFDDDVDIFADLTGPTNSKEKKAKKKLETKSIFKDEMDDIFSTGTTKPTVKPSSKSKKSQDPVSAVETGSNIFDDPLNAFGGN from the exons ATGTCTAATTTGATGGAGAATGGCCCCAGTAATCATAATGGGGAGGCTGAGCAAGTGTGGGAGAGACCCTGGACGCTGGAAGAGATGCAGAAGTCCAGCACAAACTGGTCACTGGCAGCAGATTCAGGG TTGTTTCTTTTCCTGCAAGACTTCTCTCAGAGGATGTTGTCCAAGACACATGAGATTGAGAAACAGTTGGACGGTCTTATTCAGGACACTAAAGCCACAGACAGCCGCCTGCACACCGTGTTTAACGACTTCCTCATGCTGTCCAACACACAATTCATTGAGAAC AGGGTTTACGATGAAGAGGTGGAAGACCCAGCAACAAAGCCAGAAACCATGGAGAAACAGCCTGAACAG GAGAAGACAAGGGAACAGAAGGAAGCAGAACTCATTCCCAAAGTCCAAGAGGCGGTCAACTATGGTCTGAAGGTCCTGGAATCTGCTTTCGAACAGCTGGATATTAAAGCAGGAAACTCAGACTCTGAGGATGAAGAGACTCTGGAAAAGGTCGAGCCCATTTTGGAAGCAAAG GACCTGTATGTGGACAGGCCTCTGCCGTACTTGATTGGTTCCCAAGCATTTATGGATCAGGAGGATGTTGGCTTGGGCGATCCATCCAGCGATG AAATGTCCATCAGGAGTGGCAGAGACAGCGTAATTGAGAGTGATCTTGAAGAAGGTGATGAG CAGTCAGATGAATCCTCTGACCAGGATGAGGAAGTCCTTGGCAACTTTAAGAAA AAACCATCTGTTGCTAGTTATGATGATGCTGATGAAGAGAACGAAGATGAAGATTCGGACATATTTGGAGGGTCTGATAAGGATGATGATGAGCTCAAAAAG GACACTGGTCTGCCATCCTTTGCTGATGAACTAGCAGCCAGAATCAAGGGAGAGACTCCGAATAAGCCAGACGCAGATCGCACAT CATTGTCATCAGGCCCATCCATCACCCAGAAGAAGAGTAGAACAAAGAAAGAGTCAAAACCTCAGG TTACAGTGGAGGATGATCAGGATGAGCTGTTCAAACCACCAAAAATGGAAGATGAGGAATATTCTCCATTTGGTGGAAATGGTGGACTATTTAGTGGAGGCAAAGGCctgtttgatgatgatgatgag GGAGATCTGTTTTCTGATGCACCCAAAGCCGATCCTCTGGAAAAAGAAAAGACCTTAATTCAGGCAACAG AGCTCCCTAAAACGAAGAAAATACCCACTGGCGCTGTCTCCATCTTTGCTG AAAACAAACATTTGGGCTCACCAAATGATTCAGACTCACTAGAGGGCAAAGGCAGTAAGAGTCCAGTGAAGCCCAAAGTGCAGGCAGCTCCAAAGCGTGCCTCGGTGGGAGGTGGGCTGTTTGATGATGAAGACGATGATGATGATTTCTTCAGTGGGAAGACGTCTAACAAATCCACCCTTG GGCAAGAGAAGCAAATGCCAAAGAAGACTGTAGACCTGTTTGGAGAagctgatgaggaggaggaggaggaggaggatgaaggcgGAGCAGTGTTCAGTGGGAAAGCCAGTGCAGTTCTTCCCCAACAGGACAAAAGAGCCATCAGGGATGAGGAGACACGTCCTCCAGAGAAAAAG CTTCCTGTTGGTGCCATTTCAATGTTTGGACCCGGCACTAAAAATATACTGGAGGGTCTGAAGAAACGCAGGCCTTCCACCAGTGAAGAGTCTGCCCAGTCTGAAGAG AGTGAACCTCCGCCTGAAGCAGTCAAATCTTCACCTGCACTGGGAGCATCTGAGAAAACGCATAGCAAGAGTCTGTTCTCAGACGATGAAGACTCACAA CTATTCGCAAGTGAGACTGCAAGTAAGTCAAAGTCGACAACTCAGAACAAACCCAGTAAAGCGCCGCTCTCAATATTTGCTGATGAAGAAGAAGAG GACCTTTTTTCATCAACACCAAAGTCCAAGTCGGTTGAGGTCAAAAAAACATCTCTACAACCCAAGAAACCTGAATCCAGTTCATTCTTCAGTGATGatgag GATCAGTGGATGAGCTCCAAACCTAGCAAAGAGAGCCCGGAAGTGAAGCCCAGCGGAATTAAGTCGAGTGTTAGCGCCCCCTCTAGGTTACCCAGTGTCAAAGCACCACAAAAAGACGGTCTGTTTGAAGACGATGATGATGATTTGTTTGCAGCCACAAACGAGTCAAG TAAGAAGTCATCTCAGAGAGTATCTCTGCTGTTTGAGAATGAAGATGATGAGGACAAAGATCCTCTTTTTGGctttaaaacacctgcaaataaAGCTCCTTCTGAAGCAAAG GTTTCTGCTCCCTCTCTGTTTGAATCTACGCAAGAGGAGAATGCACCTAATCTACCGAAAGacaagagagaagaagaaaagcaGCCAGTGGAATCCATTCCACCCTCTGTAGACCGCACTGAGATTAAGAAGAAGCCAGTAGGAGCAGTAAGCCTTTTTGGTGGGATTGACGTATTAGCAGACAAGCAAGACACAAATAAA AAACATACTAAGGATCAAGAGGAGATCTCTGATGGTGACCAGCTAAAGGAGGGCCCTCCACCCATGGAGAGTAAGGAGACCAAGGCCAAGAAAACAGCACTGAGtctttttgatgatgatgatgatgatgatgaagatatgAACACTAATGTAATAATTCCTGCCCCTAAAACATCCAAATCAGCAGAAAAGAATGCACTAAAG GATCATGGGCCCCAAATGAAGAGCACAGGTGTGTTCCAAGATGAGGAACTACTTTTCAGTCACATGCAACAGAGGGACAACGATCCTGACGTAGACCTTTTTGCCACTTCTCCTAAACCATCT GTGCCGTCTCAGAGCTCTGTAAAACCAGATGTCCCCACACTGTTCGGTGATGATGAAGACGATGACCTCTTCAGTTCAGAAAAGCCTAAAGCTCCTCCG AGAGTACCTGAGAAGCCCAGCAAGCCTAAAACAAATGAAATGGACCAATCAACACTAACCTCAAGCAAG GAGCCTACAAGCCctctaaaatctaaaaaaaccTCCTCAAGGATCGGAGAACTTCAA GATAGGTTAGTTGTCAACCCTGCCAGCCTTCTGCCAGGCGCAGTGCCACGGATTCCAGGAGCTGTCAGTGTAATCCCTGGCCTGGCACCTGTTTCCCTCCCTGCAGCTGCCAATACGATCGCTGAGCATCAGCCCTCCAGTGAGGGAGGGGTGGGCTTCGACTCGCCTGCTCAGGTCAGCACGCTACAGAGTGCTAACAAG GGTCGGGCTAAAGGCGCAGTGCGACGGCGACCGCAGACAAGGGCCGCAAGACATCTTTCAGTACAGCAATCTGAGGAAGCTGTTGGAGAAAGCACCTCTTTACAAGTTGATGAAGCAGTTATGGCTGCTTCTCTCCCTACCTTTAACCCCGTGTCAGTGCGACCCTCAGCACTCACTATACCTGTCAGCACCCCAGCTCCTGCCAAGACCCCCGATGAAGCAGTCAGGCCAAAGAGATTTCTCGATTCTGGAGATCATCTGTTTGATTCAGATGATCTCTTTTCCACAAAGCCTGTTCCCTCCTCAAATCACAAAGAAGAGACCCCTGAGGAAGGCCAGAAGAAAGCCTCCAAGACAGAGGTCATCATAGCTTCAAACAAAGACCAGGCCTTGTCTATTTTTGACAGCCATGAGGATGATCTTTTTGCCTCAGTGAAACAGAAGAATGTCCAGAAAGGCAAACACATGTCCTTCctagaagatgatgatgatgatattttCGGAGCAGGAAAGAGTAAAAGCGCAGATACTAAAATCTCCAAAGCAGAAGCCAGCACTGTAAAACCAGGCATCTTCCAG GATGAAGTGAAAGAACCTCCCAAGGCCCAGAAGAAGCCCAAGGAAGTGTCATTAGATGCAAGTTTGTTTGATGATGATGTTGATATTTTTGCTGACTTGACTGGCCCCACAAATTCAAAAGAGAAGAAAGCAAAGAAGAAATTGGAGACAAAATCTATATTCAAGGATGAAATGG ATGATATCTTCTCAACTGGCACTACAAAACCAACGGTGAAGCCGTCCTCCAAATCTAAGAAGAGCCAGGATCCTGTATCAGCTGTGGAAACAGGCAGCAATATTTTTGATGATCCCTTGAATGCGTTTGGGGGAAACTGA